A window from Mangifera indica cultivar Alphonso chromosome 2, CATAS_Mindica_2.1, whole genome shotgun sequence encodes these proteins:
- the LOC123208474 gene encoding uncharacterized protein LOC123208474 yields MSLFAKETTANGQIVEAEIVGIANRKQAVQILPSPADAVRQFNKRKLTLKKKAQQLQTLSDVTVCMVCFDADGEVTTWPEDKSQVDETIINYKLTLSGEGSKEKLKSNLNLLGFLDSKKRKIQKSKKKDIGNLFAKWEANLNKLQEKELVALCNCLELKLWGVREKIKVLTKMKEKGKAIQVYNNNGDKQKLNLESVFPSPCGFYSHSDGLWRCNSENFVPWGGNCNENIGFVGESSNCDKILNPFDSMVYQTPLHEALPMSIRQSPWPF; encoded by the exons ATGAGTCTATTCGCTAAGGAAACGACGGCCAATGGCCAAATAGTTGAGGCGGAGATAGTCGGAATAGCAAATCGGAAGCAGGCTGTCCAGATTTTACCGTCACCGGCAGACGCCGTGAG ACAATTCAACAAGCGAAAATTAACGTTGAAGAAGAAAGCTCAGCAGCTGCAGACACTGAGCGATGTCACAGTGTGCATGGTGTGCTTCGATGCCGACGGCGAGGTCACCACGTGGCCGGAGGACAAATCTCAGGTTGATGAAACCATCATCAACTACAAATTAACTCTATCCGGTGAGGGATCAAAAGAGAAGCTCAAGAGCAACCTAAACCTTTTAGGTTTCTTGGACAGCAAGAAACGAAAAATCCAGAAATCAAAGAAGAAGGATATTGGGAATTTGTTTGCAAAGTGGGAAGCGAATTTAAACAAATTGCAGGAAAAGGAGCTGGTGGCTCTGTGTAATTGCTTGGAGTTGAAGTTGTGGGGCGTAAGAGAGAAGATTAAGGTGCTGAcgaaaatgaaggaaaagggCAAAGCAATTCAAGTTTACAATAACAATGGAGATAAGCAAAAGCTTAATTTGGAGAGTGTTTTTCCATCGCCATGTGGATTTTACAGTCACAGTGATGGTTTGTGGAGGTGTAACAGTGAGAATTTTGTTCCTTGGGGAGGAAATTGTAATGAAAATATTGGTTTTGTGGGAGAGAGTAGTAATTGTGATAAGATTTTGAATCCTTTTGATTCCATGGTTTATCAAACCCCATTGCATGAAGCTCTGCCGATGTCCATTAGGCAATCCCCGTGGCCGTTCTGA
- the LOC123209368 gene encoding pleiotropic drug resistance protein 3-like isoform X3: MLDEFVPQKTSAYISQEDLHIAEMTVREILDFSAQCQGVGSRADVMMEISKREKEAGIVPDPDIDTYMKILGLDVCADTMVGDVMRRGISGGQKKRLTTAEMIVGPTNVLLMDEISNGLDSSTTYQIVACLQQMVHIIDATALISLLQPAPETFELFDDIILMAEGKIVYQGPRNQIVKFFEDCGFRCPERKGVADFLQEVISRKDQAQYWYRTEVPYNYVAVDMFCRKFKKSSLGKKLREDLSVPFDKLKNHKDALSFDMYSVSNWKLFKACMSREFLLMKRNSFIYAFKTIQIIVIATIAMTVFIRTRMGIDVIHASYYMGALFFGLLILLVDGVPELTLTTARLPVFFKQKELRFYPAWAYAIPTAILKVPLSVIESVVWTCLTYYVIGYTPEASRFFRHLIILFAVHLASVSLFRCLASICQTVTAAMTAGGFGVLFVLIFGGFIIKHPSMPLWLKWGFWVSPLTYGEIGLSGNEFLAPRWQKMLSTNVTIGTEILNSRGLNYEGYYFWISLGSLFGFTLFFNTIFVVALSFLKRKPGVLTALMGVSGAGKTTLLDVLAGRKTTGYIEGEIKIGGYPKVQETFARISGYCEQTDIHSPQITVGESLMFSTWLRLSPQIDSKTKTAFVNEVLEIIELDEIKDSLVGLPGNSGLSTEQRKRLTIAVELVANPSIIFMDEPTTGLDARAAAIVMRVVKNVVETGRTIVCTIHQPSIDIFEAFDELILLKRGGHVVYSGELGKHSSKLIDYFQSISGVPKIKDNYNPATWILELTSASAEAELGVDFTKIYKDSVLNEKNKELVRESSTPLPDSRDLHFPTRFTQDFWGQFKNCLWKQYWSYWRSPSYNLRRIMHVVIAAFLFGALFWNRGRNMDDQQSLFNIFGAFYVAVIFLGINNCSTVIPYVSIERTVMYREKFAGMYSPWAYAFAQVAVEIPYIFVEAFVFIIITYPMMGFYWSAYKIFWYLYAFFMTMLYFNYLGMLLVALTPNELVAAILTSVFYTLFNLFSGYIMPQPHIPKWWVWLYYLIPSSWTLNALITSQYGDISQEINAFGKTTSLSSFIKDYFGFHHDRLAATGVVLLLYPVIFASLFAYLIGRLNFLRR, from the exons CGGAGATGATAGTTGGTCCCACAAATGTTCTTCTGATGGATGAAATATCAAATGGCTTGGACAGTTCAACTACATATCAGATTGTTGCCTGTCTCCAGCAGATGGTGCATATCATAGATGCTACTGCACTGATTTCACTTCTTCAGCCTGCACCAGAAACCTTCGAACTCTTCGATGACATTATTTTGATGGCAGAAGGAAAGATTGTGTATCAAGGACCACGCAATCAAATTGTAAAGTTTTTTGAGGATTGTGGTTTCAGGTGTCCTGAAAGAAAAGGAGTAGCTGACTTTCTCCAGGAG GTGATATCGAGGAAGGATCAAGCGCAATACTGGTACCGTACTGAAGTTCCATACAATTATGTTGCAGTTGATATGTTCTGCAGGAAATTCAAGAAATCTTCTCTAGGTAAGAAGCTTCGTGAGGATCTCTCAGTGCCATTCGATAAGTTGAAAAACCACAAGGATGCTCTTTCCTTCGACATGTATTCTGTTTCCAATTGGAAGCTGTTTAAAGCTTGCATGTCAAGGGAATTTCTTCTCATGAAGAgaaattcttttatctatgCATTCAAAACTATCCAG ATTATCGTCATTGCAACTATTGCGATGACTGTCTTTATAAGGACTCGGATGGGCATTGATGTTATTCATGCCAGTTACTACATGGGAGCCCTGTTCTTTGGACTACTAATACTTCTTGTCGATGGCGTTCCGGAGTTGACTCTGACTACTGCAAGACTTCCAGTCTTCTTTAAACAGAAAGAACTTCGCTTCTACCCCGCTTGGGCATATGCAATTCCAACTGCTATTTTGAAAGTCCCTCTTTCAGTAATTGAATCTGTGGTGTGGACATGTCTTACCTACTATGTCATCGGATACACCCCTGAGGCCTCAAG GTTCTTTCGCCACCTTATTATACTTTTTGCTGTGCACTTGGCATCAGTCTCCTTGTTCCGATGTTTGGCATCCATCTGCCAAACCGTAACTGCAGCTATGACAGCCGGTGGTTTTGGAGTATTATTTGTCCTGATATTTGGTGGCTTCATTATCAAGCATC CCTCTATGCCATTGTGGTTGAAGTGGGGTTTTTGGGTTTCCCCCCTTACATATGGAGAGATAGGCCTTTCTGGAAATGAATTTCTTGCACCTCGATGGCAAAAG ATGCTGTCTACAAATGTTACAATAGGGACAGAAATACTCAACAGCCGTGGACTAAACTACGAAGGATATTACTTCTGGATATCACTCGGTTCCTTGTTTGGATTCACTTTATTTTTCAATACCATCTTTGTCGTGGCCTTAAGTTTCTTGAAGCGTAA GCCTGGTGTTCTTACAGCATTAATGGGGGTTAGTGGAGCTGGAAAAACAACTCTTCTTGATGTTCTTGCAGGAAGAAAAACTACTGGCTATATTGAAGGGGAAATTAAAATTGGCGGGTATCCAAAGGTTCAAGAAACATTTGCTAGAATTTCAGGTTACTGTGAGCAAACTGACATTCATTCTCCTCAAATCACAGTAGGAGAATCTCTGATGTTTTCTACGTGGTTACGGTTGTCTCCTCAGATTGACTCTAAAACTAAAACT GCATTTGTAAATGAAGTCCTAGAGATCATTGAGCTTGATGAAATTAAGGATTCTTTAGTTGGTCTCCCAGGTAACAGTGGTCTATCAACTGAGCAACGCAAGCGCCTCACAATAGCCGTTGAGCTTGTTGCCAATCCATCTATAATCTTTATGGATGAACCAACAACCGGGTTAGATGCACGAGCAGCAGCAATTGTCATGCGTGTTGTGAAAAATGTAGTTGAGACTGGAAGGACAATTgtttgcactatccaccaaccAAGTATTGACATATTCGAAGCATTTGATGAG TTGATCCTTTTGAAAAGGGGTGGGCACGTGGTCTACTCAGGAGAATTGGGAAAGCATTCAAGCAAGCTTATAGACTATTTCCAG AGTATCAGTGGAGTACCGAAGATTAAGGACAATTACAATCCAGCAACATGGATATTAGAACTCACTTCTGCATCTGCAGAAGCTGAACTTGGCGTAGATTTCACTAAAATATACAAAGATTCTGTTCTAAATGA GAAAAACAAAGAGCTTGTAAGGGAGTCAAGTACTCCGCTTCCTGATTCAAGAGATCTGCATTTCCCAACACGCTTCACGCAAGACTTCTGGGGGCAGTTCAAGAATTGCCTATGGAAACAATATTGGTCTTACTGGAGAAGTCCTTCATACAACTTGCGTCGAATCATGCATGTTGTGATAGCAGCTTTTCTTTTCGGCGCACTCTTTTGGAACCGAGGAAGGAATAT GGATGATCAGCAGAGTTTATTCAATATATTTGGTGCATTTTATGTTGCAGTGATATTTTTAGGCATAAATAATTGTTCAACAGTCATTCCTTATGTTTCGATAGAACGAACTGTTATGTATCGAGAAAAATTTGCAGGGATGTACTCACCATGGGCTTATGCATTTGCACAG GTGGCAGTTGAAATTCCTTACATATTTGTCGAAGCATTTGTGTTTATAATAATCACCTATCCAATGATGGGATTTTATTGGTCGGCATATAAGATTTTCTGGTATTTGTATGCCTTTTTCATGACAATGTTGTACTTCAATTATCTGGGCATGCTCCTTGTGGCATTGACACCAAATGAACTGGTTGCCGCAATTCTAACCTCAGTCTTCTACACCTTATTCAATTTGTTTTCCGGATACATCATGCCTCAACCG CACATTCCCAAATGGTGGGTCTGGTTGTATTATTTAATCCCCAGTTCCTGGACACTGAACGCTTTGATCACTTCACAGTATGGAGATATCAGTCAGGAAATTAATGCCTTTGGAAAAACAACAAGTCTATCTAGCTTTATCAAAGATTATTTCGGTTTTCATCATGATCGCTTGGCCGCTACTGGTGTTGTTCTTCTTTTATACCCTGTAATATTTGCTTCTCTTTTTGCATATTTGATTGGAAGGTTGAACTTCCTCAGAAGGTGA
- the LOC123209368 gene encoding pleiotropic drug resistance protein 3-like isoform X2, whose amino-acid sequence MLDEFVPQKTSAYISQEDLHIAEMTVREILDFSAQCQGVGSRADVMMEISKREKEAGIVPDPDIDTYMKATSVEGLNRTLQTDYVLKILGLDVCADTMVGDVMRRGISGGQKKRLTTAEMIVGPTNVLLMDEISNGLDSSTTYQIVACLQQMVHIIDATALISLLQPAPETFELFDDIILMAEGKIVYQGPRNQIVKFFEDCGFRCPERKGVADFLQEVISRKDQAQYWYRTEVPYNYVAVDMFCRKFKKSSLGKKLREDLSVPFDKLKNHKDALSFDMYSVSNWKLFKACMSREFLLMKRNSFIYAFKTIQIIVIATIAMTVFIRTRMGIDVIHASYYMGALFFGLLILLVDGVPELTLTTARLPVFFKQKELRFYPAWAYAIPTAILKVPLSVIESVVWTCLTYYVIGYTPEASRFFRHLIILFAVHLASVSLFRCLASICQTVTAAMTAGGFGVLFVLIFGGFIIKHPSMPLWLKWGFWVSPLTYGEIGLSGNEFLAPRWQKMLSTNVTIGTEILNSRGLNYEGYYFWISLGSLFGFTLFFNTIFVVALSFLKPPGSSRAMISQEKYLFPLTMSDFSSIFSGKMVLPFQPLTLTFENMSYFVDTPLEMREHGFADNKVQLLSDVTGALRPGVLTALMGVSGAGKTTLLDVLAGRKTTGYIEGEIKIGGYPKVQETFARISGYCEQTDIHSPQITVGESLMFSTWLRLSPQIDSKTKTAFVNEVLEIIELDEIKDSLVGLPGNSGLSTEQRKRLTIAVELVANPSIIFMDEPTTGLDARAAAIVMRVVKNVVETGRTIVCTIHQPSIDIFEAFDELILLKRGGHVVYSGELGKHSSKLIDYFQSISGVPKIKDNYNPATWILELTSASAEAELGVDFTKIYKDSVLNEKNKELVRESSTPLPDSRDLHFPTRFTQDFWGQFKNCLWKQYWSYWRSPSYNLRRIMHVVIAAFLFGALFWNRGRNMDDQQSLFNIFGAFYVAVIFLGINNCSTVIPYVSIERTVMYREKFAGMYSPWAYAFAQVAVEIPYIFVEAFVFIIITYPMMGFYWSAYKIFWYLYAFFMTMLYFNYLGMLLVALTPNELVAAILTSVFYTLFNLFSGYIMPQPHIPKWWVWLYYLIPSSWTLNALITSQYGDISQEINAFGKTTSLSSFIKDYFGFHHDRLAATGVVLLLYPVIFASLFAYLIGRLNFLRR is encoded by the exons CGGAGATGATAGTTGGTCCCACAAATGTTCTTCTGATGGATGAAATATCAAATGGCTTGGACAGTTCAACTACATATCAGATTGTTGCCTGTCTCCAGCAGATGGTGCATATCATAGATGCTACTGCACTGATTTCACTTCTTCAGCCTGCACCAGAAACCTTCGAACTCTTCGATGACATTATTTTGATGGCAGAAGGAAAGATTGTGTATCAAGGACCACGCAATCAAATTGTAAAGTTTTTTGAGGATTGTGGTTTCAGGTGTCCTGAAAGAAAAGGAGTAGCTGACTTTCTCCAGGAG GTGATATCGAGGAAGGATCAAGCGCAATACTGGTACCGTACTGAAGTTCCATACAATTATGTTGCAGTTGATATGTTCTGCAGGAAATTCAAGAAATCTTCTCTAGGTAAGAAGCTTCGTGAGGATCTCTCAGTGCCATTCGATAAGTTGAAAAACCACAAGGATGCTCTTTCCTTCGACATGTATTCTGTTTCCAATTGGAAGCTGTTTAAAGCTTGCATGTCAAGGGAATTTCTTCTCATGAAGAgaaattcttttatctatgCATTCAAAACTATCCAG ATTATCGTCATTGCAACTATTGCGATGACTGTCTTTATAAGGACTCGGATGGGCATTGATGTTATTCATGCCAGTTACTACATGGGAGCCCTGTTCTTTGGACTACTAATACTTCTTGTCGATGGCGTTCCGGAGTTGACTCTGACTACTGCAAGACTTCCAGTCTTCTTTAAACAGAAAGAACTTCGCTTCTACCCCGCTTGGGCATATGCAATTCCAACTGCTATTTTGAAAGTCCCTCTTTCAGTAATTGAATCTGTGGTGTGGACATGTCTTACCTACTATGTCATCGGATACACCCCTGAGGCCTCAAG GTTCTTTCGCCACCTTATTATACTTTTTGCTGTGCACTTGGCATCAGTCTCCTTGTTCCGATGTTTGGCATCCATCTGCCAAACCGTAACTGCAGCTATGACAGCCGGTGGTTTTGGAGTATTATTTGTCCTGATATTTGGTGGCTTCATTATCAAGCATC CCTCTATGCCATTGTGGTTGAAGTGGGGTTTTTGGGTTTCCCCCCTTACATATGGAGAGATAGGCCTTTCTGGAAATGAATTTCTTGCACCTCGATGGCAAAAG ATGCTGTCTACAAATGTTACAATAGGGACAGAAATACTCAACAGCCGTGGACTAAACTACGAAGGATATTACTTCTGGATATCACTCGGTTCCTTGTTTGGATTCACTTTATTTTTCAATACCATCTTTGTCGTGGCCTTAAGTTTCTTGAAGC CTCCTGGATCATCTCGTGCCATGATTTCGCAGGAAAA ATATTTGTTTCCACTTACAATGTCTGACTTTTCTTCGATATTTTCAGGCAAGATGGTCTTACCTTTTCAACCACTAACACTAACATTTGAGAACATGAGCTACTTTGTCGACACTCCTTTG GAAATGAGAGAACATGGATTTGCTGACAACAAAGTTCAATTACTTTCCGATGTTACGGGCGCATTGAGGCCTGGTGTTCTTACAGCATTAATGGGGGTTAGTGGAGCTGGAAAAACAACTCTTCTTGATGTTCTTGCAGGAAGAAAAACTACTGGCTATATTGAAGGGGAAATTAAAATTGGCGGGTATCCAAAGGTTCAAGAAACATTTGCTAGAATTTCAGGTTACTGTGAGCAAACTGACATTCATTCTCCTCAAATCACAGTAGGAGAATCTCTGATGTTTTCTACGTGGTTACGGTTGTCTCCTCAGATTGACTCTAAAACTAAAACT GCATTTGTAAATGAAGTCCTAGAGATCATTGAGCTTGATGAAATTAAGGATTCTTTAGTTGGTCTCCCAGGTAACAGTGGTCTATCAACTGAGCAACGCAAGCGCCTCACAATAGCCGTTGAGCTTGTTGCCAATCCATCTATAATCTTTATGGATGAACCAACAACCGGGTTAGATGCACGAGCAGCAGCAATTGTCATGCGTGTTGTGAAAAATGTAGTTGAGACTGGAAGGACAATTgtttgcactatccaccaaccAAGTATTGACATATTCGAAGCATTTGATGAG TTGATCCTTTTGAAAAGGGGTGGGCACGTGGTCTACTCAGGAGAATTGGGAAAGCATTCAAGCAAGCTTATAGACTATTTCCAG AGTATCAGTGGAGTACCGAAGATTAAGGACAATTACAATCCAGCAACATGGATATTAGAACTCACTTCTGCATCTGCAGAAGCTGAACTTGGCGTAGATTTCACTAAAATATACAAAGATTCTGTTCTAAATGA GAAAAACAAAGAGCTTGTAAGGGAGTCAAGTACTCCGCTTCCTGATTCAAGAGATCTGCATTTCCCAACACGCTTCACGCAAGACTTCTGGGGGCAGTTCAAGAATTGCCTATGGAAACAATATTGGTCTTACTGGAGAAGTCCTTCATACAACTTGCGTCGAATCATGCATGTTGTGATAGCAGCTTTTCTTTTCGGCGCACTCTTTTGGAACCGAGGAAGGAATAT GGATGATCAGCAGAGTTTATTCAATATATTTGGTGCATTTTATGTTGCAGTGATATTTTTAGGCATAAATAATTGTTCAACAGTCATTCCTTATGTTTCGATAGAACGAACTGTTATGTATCGAGAAAAATTTGCAGGGATGTACTCACCATGGGCTTATGCATTTGCACAG GTGGCAGTTGAAATTCCTTACATATTTGTCGAAGCATTTGTGTTTATAATAATCACCTATCCAATGATGGGATTTTATTGGTCGGCATATAAGATTTTCTGGTATTTGTATGCCTTTTTCATGACAATGTTGTACTTCAATTATCTGGGCATGCTCCTTGTGGCATTGACACCAAATGAACTGGTTGCCGCAATTCTAACCTCAGTCTTCTACACCTTATTCAATTTGTTTTCCGGATACATCATGCCTCAACCG CACATTCCCAAATGGTGGGTCTGGTTGTATTATTTAATCCCCAGTTCCTGGACACTGAACGCTTTGATCACTTCACAGTATGGAGATATCAGTCAGGAAATTAATGCCTTTGGAAAAACAACAAGTCTATCTAGCTTTATCAAAGATTATTTCGGTTTTCATCATGATCGCTTGGCCGCTACTGGTGTTGTTCTTCTTTTATACCCTGTAATATTTGCTTCTCTTTTTGCATATTTGATTGGAAGGTTGAACTTCCTCAGAAGGTGA